One genomic window of Polyangium aurulentum includes the following:
- a CDS encoding radical SAM protein: MTPPWSRPEPFGAWVRLDDRTLVAVDHALAARLGVAGGESHDAPRPLEVHLAVTQRCFAPCEGCYMGAHPDGFEPSQEELRARLEALRDEGASTVAFGGGEPLLRKDIGELATIARTLGMVPVMTTSGLGLTEERARGLTDFAQINVSHDGTGGGYARVRGFEGEGPAERAIAILARAKIPVGVNFVLTRGSFEHLLPTCDRVADLGAGEIQLLRYKPQGRAAGMSYLERRLGPAEIDRLWPAITAIVHAGRLRVRIDCAMVPLLSEALLASTPRPAETLASFGVLGCEAGRHLGAVDVEGRSAPCSFSPSDAGEVDRFRAYHAAPPAPCATCPLFSVCRGGCQVVSQHALRGGFAPDPECPRVRARAGTSP, encoded by the coding sequence ATGACGCCCCCCTGGTCCCGCCCCGAGCCCTTCGGCGCATGGGTGCGCCTCGACGATCGCACCCTCGTCGCCGTCGACCACGCGCTCGCCGCCCGCCTCGGTGTCGCAGGGGGAGAGTCGCACGACGCGCCGCGCCCCCTCGAGGTCCACCTCGCCGTGACGCAGCGCTGCTTCGCGCCCTGCGAAGGCTGCTACATGGGCGCGCACCCCGACGGCTTCGAGCCCTCGCAAGAGGAGCTGCGCGCGCGCCTCGAAGCGCTGCGCGACGAGGGCGCCTCCACGGTCGCCTTCGGCGGCGGCGAGCCGCTCCTGCGCAAGGACATCGGCGAGCTCGCGACGATCGCACGCACGCTCGGCATGGTCCCGGTCATGACCACGAGCGGCCTCGGCCTCACGGAAGAGCGCGCGCGAGGGCTCACGGACTTCGCGCAGATCAACGTCAGCCACGACGGCACCGGCGGCGGCTACGCGCGCGTGCGCGGCTTCGAGGGCGAGGGCCCGGCCGAGCGCGCGATCGCGATCCTCGCCCGCGCAAAGATCCCCGTCGGCGTGAACTTCGTCCTCACGCGCGGCTCGTTCGAGCACCTCTTGCCCACGTGCGATCGGGTGGCCGACCTCGGCGCGGGGGAGATCCAGCTCCTTCGCTACAAGCCCCAGGGGCGCGCCGCCGGCATGAGCTACCTCGAGCGCCGCCTCGGCCCCGCCGAGATCGATCGCCTCTGGCCCGCGATCACCGCCATCGTGCACGCCGGGCGCCTGCGCGTGCGCATCGACTGCGCGATGGTCCCGCTCCTGTCCGAAGCGCTGCTCGCATCGACGCCGCGCCCGGCCGAGACCCTCGCGTCGTTCGGCGTGCTCGGCTGCGAGGCGGGCCGTCATCTCGGTGCGGTCGACGTCGAGGGTCGATCCGCGCCGTGCAGCTTCTCCCCTTCCGATGCCGGCGAGGTCGATCGCTTCCGCGCCTACCACGCCGCGCCGCCCGCGCCTTGCGCGACGTGCCCGCTGTTCTCGGTCTGCCGCGGGGGCTGCCAGGTGGTCTCGCAACACGCGCTTCGCGGCGGCTTCGCGCCCGACCCCGAGTGCCCTCGCGTGCGCGCGCGCGCCGGGACGAGCCCGTGA
- a CDS encoding DUF4276 family protein: MVAVRIYVEGGGSTRKEQEPLRNGFAALFAKVLGTRSKPTVIACGPRKEAFNDWKCALSSYPNALCLLLVDSEDAVPAGTPPWDHVRTRKGDGWDKPDGATDDQLHFMVQAMEAWLIADPDALATHYGQGFKRSALPARKDVEAIPKAQLYEALSRATKDTKTKGAYDKSHGFLLIGHLDPNKLRAASKHADRFFATLTAATST; this comes from the coding sequence TTGGTAGCGGTCCGCATCTACGTCGAAGGCGGCGGGAGCACACGCAAGGAACAAGAGCCGCTCCGCAACGGATTTGCAGCGCTCTTCGCCAAGGTTCTCGGCACGCGCAGCAAGCCGACCGTCATCGCCTGCGGCCCTCGCAAAGAGGCCTTCAACGACTGGAAGTGTGCCCTCTCCAGCTACCCGAACGCCCTCTGCCTTCTCCTCGTCGACAGCGAGGACGCCGTCCCCGCAGGAACACCCCCCTGGGATCACGTCCGCACCCGCAAGGGCGACGGCTGGGACAAGCCGGACGGCGCCACCGACGACCAGCTCCACTTCATGGTGCAAGCCATGGAGGCCTGGCTCATCGCCGACCCCGACGCGCTCGCGACTCACTACGGGCAAGGCTTCAAGCGCAGCGCTCTTCCGGCTCGCAAGGACGTCGAGGCGATCCCCAAGGCCCAGCTCTACGAAGCCCTCTCCCGCGCCACCAAGGACACCAAGACCAAAGGCGCGTACGACAAATCCCACGGCTTCCTGCTCATCGGCCACCTCGATCCGAACAAGCTCCGCGCCGCCTCCAAACACGCCGATCGCTTCTTCGCGACCCTCACGGCGGCAACCAGCACCTAG
- a CDS encoding AAA family ATPase → MRIKRLEIHDLRSFRGKVVLDFTDPVTGEARDRVVLVGSNGSGKTTVFDVIEAMLRFVVDPEHPAPILDEAGLVALTIEKPLGPGRYHLDLDADTVVYGHSKYPGPRDGVIYLKDDRQITRRWSEGGLIGELRVSAQAMLRGTSELSGGVVYFPHDRELRPVRGGTIEPPPSERQWISRYSPVNQWTGSLEQLWVWQNYLDLERKSRGEDAGELASSIELLQEALGPGRKVLVREGRVRVTTPWKDTSGKPAEVLLDQLPSGERQCVLLLGELARRKRPHGVLFIDEPEISLHPALQRQFLGQLRRVARALDMQVFLATHSAEIVRSVPPAEVISLDYPESRFNASDEDEA, encoded by the coding sequence ATGAGGATCAAGCGCCTCGAGATCCATGACCTGCGGAGCTTTCGCGGGAAGGTCGTCCTCGACTTTACGGATCCGGTGACGGGTGAGGCGAGGGATCGCGTCGTCCTGGTGGGGAGCAACGGGTCGGGGAAGACGACGGTGTTCGATGTGATCGAGGCGATGCTGAGGTTCGTCGTGGACCCGGAGCATCCGGCGCCGATCCTCGATGAGGCGGGGCTCGTGGCGTTGACGATCGAGAAGCCCCTCGGCCCCGGGCGGTATCACCTCGACTTGGACGCAGACACTGTCGTCTACGGGCATTCGAAGTATCCGGGACCGCGCGACGGCGTCATCTATCTAAAAGACGACCGACAGATCACACGACGCTGGAGCGAAGGGGGTTTGATCGGCGAGCTTAGGGTCTCCGCCCAAGCGATGCTTCGTGGCACGAGCGAGCTCTCCGGCGGCGTCGTCTACTTTCCCCACGACCGCGAGCTACGCCCAGTGCGTGGGGGAACTATCGAACCTCCGCCCTCCGAGCGCCAGTGGATCTCCCGCTATTCGCCCGTGAATCAGTGGACAGGCTCTCTCGAGCAACTGTGGGTTTGGCAGAACTACCTCGACCTCGAGCGCAAGAGCCGCGGTGAAGATGCGGGCGAGCTCGCATCGTCCATCGAACTCCTGCAAGAGGCACTTGGTCCCGGCCGCAAGGTCCTCGTCCGCGAGGGCCGGGTGCGCGTGACGACGCCTTGGAAGGACACCTCCGGCAAGCCTGCTGAGGTCCTGCTCGATCAACTCCCCTCCGGCGAACGGCAGTGCGTCCTTCTCCTCGGCGAGCTTGCACGTCGCAAGCGCCCGCACGGCGTGCTCTTCATCGACGAGCCCGAGATCAGCCTCCACCCCGCGTTGCAGCGCCAGTTCCTCGGACAGCTTCGCCGCGTCGCGCGCGCCCTCGACATGCAGGTCTTCTTGGCGACGCACTCCGCCGAGATCGTCCGTAGCGTGCCCCCTGCGGAGGTGATCAGCCTCGACTACCCGGAGAGCCGCTTCAACGCATCGGACGAGGACGAGGCGTGA
- a CDS encoding transglycosylase SLT domain-containing protein: MSLRSRLTRKSAAWVLGLSGLVALGCAAVAPTMTPQGATPPQPSAAPAAPAQAAAPAPPPPPAFDPAAPAVAFDPSSVSPVLDHPRLAAVKAAALREAYVEAAKELDAVLAATDPRPSQDEERAFRYQLGHLRALAGDPLGAAGAYDAAAKLGGPLESYARYQAADLLERAGEHTQALAQLDQIPQGALPLTGELTLLRADTLRGKGDLDAALTHYRAYLGKSARPPRWIEVSLSVARALLSKPSEEHAEEAIALARRVLYEAPGGAGSGEARQIENDALGSLPFARRKAFESPTQDDLLAQAKSLLDSNQTREALRITDTLVADPVAARPGELGCGTWMVRAEALARLKRKAEANDGYATAIERCQGLPRRVEALWHGGKNAARAGKHAEAIQRYGLLEAEFPKHRLADDARLKGAFAARELGDEARFTQLLTRMPEDYPEGDMVSEGLFQLALARMTKRDWAGAITPLERALARAPHERAYYAAGRLPYYLGRARIETGSVDQGKELLAGVIRNYPLTLYMALAYARLADKDRPLADRALDESTARETAEPAPLPKLESPAFGSPAFVRAIELARQGDFKLARHELDRLGVEARTAPPEVLWASALLLSRTGAPRDAHYLLRTATGTPNPARAELTDWTEHYPAGAWRAAWEIAFPRPFLPIVTAETTRSGISEALAYAIMREESTFDPRVVSPANAYGLMQLITPTAKTMAKPLNLPSDGESLKRPEVNIALGCRYLSILRRKFPDNPLLAIPGYNAGPGKPKDWLADRPNQDFDLWVEEMPYEETRNYTKRVLTSLAAYEFLYGKGKAGEALATPLLAYPAPVVPAKVAEAE; encoded by the coding sequence GTGTCTCTCCGCTCGCGCCTCACCCGGAAGTCGGCTGCCTGGGTCCTCGGCCTCTCCGGCCTCGTCGCCCTCGGTTGCGCGGCCGTCGCGCCCACCATGACCCCCCAGGGCGCCACCCCCCCGCAGCCCTCCGCCGCGCCCGCCGCGCCCGCCCAGGCCGCTGCACCCGCGCCGCCCCCGCCCCCCGCGTTCGACCCCGCGGCGCCCGCCGTTGCCTTCGATCCGAGCTCCGTCTCCCCCGTCCTCGACCACCCCCGCCTCGCCGCCGTCAAGGCCGCCGCCCTCCGCGAGGCCTACGTCGAGGCCGCCAAGGAGCTCGACGCCGTCCTCGCCGCCACCGACCCGCGCCCCTCCCAGGACGAAGAGCGCGCCTTCCGCTACCAGCTCGGCCACCTCCGCGCCCTCGCCGGGGATCCCCTCGGCGCAGCAGGGGCCTACGACGCCGCCGCCAAGCTCGGCGGTCCCCTCGAGAGCTACGCCCGCTACCAGGCCGCGGACCTCCTCGAGCGCGCCGGTGAGCACACACAGGCCCTCGCCCAGCTCGATCAGATCCCCCAGGGCGCACTGCCCCTCACCGGCGAGCTCACCCTCCTGCGCGCCGATACCCTCCGCGGCAAAGGCGACCTCGACGCAGCCCTCACCCACTACCGCGCCTACCTCGGCAAGAGCGCCCGCCCGCCCCGCTGGATCGAGGTCTCCCTCTCCGTCGCTCGCGCCCTGCTGAGCAAGCCCTCCGAGGAGCACGCCGAGGAGGCCATCGCCCTCGCTCGCCGCGTCCTGTACGAGGCCCCCGGCGGCGCAGGATCCGGCGAGGCAAGGCAGATCGAGAACGACGCGCTCGGCAGCCTCCCCTTCGCGCGCCGCAAGGCCTTCGAGTCCCCCACCCAGGACGACCTGCTCGCCCAGGCCAAGAGCCTGCTCGACAGCAACCAGACCCGCGAAGCCCTCCGCATCACCGACACCCTCGTCGCAGACCCCGTCGCAGCTCGCCCCGGCGAGCTCGGATGCGGCACCTGGATGGTCCGCGCCGAGGCCCTCGCGCGCCTCAAGCGAAAGGCCGAGGCCAACGACGGCTACGCCACCGCCATCGAGCGCTGCCAGGGCCTGCCCCGCCGCGTCGAGGCCCTCTGGCACGGCGGCAAGAACGCCGCCCGCGCGGGCAAGCACGCCGAGGCCATCCAGCGCTACGGGCTGCTCGAGGCGGAGTTCCCCAAGCACAGGCTCGCCGACGACGCGCGCTTGAAGGGCGCCTTCGCCGCACGCGAGCTCGGCGACGAGGCCCGCTTCACCCAGCTCCTCACCCGCATGCCCGAGGACTACCCCGAGGGCGACATGGTCTCCGAGGGCCTCTTCCAGCTCGCCCTCGCACGCATGACCAAGCGCGACTGGGCCGGCGCCATCACCCCCCTCGAGCGCGCCCTCGCCCGCGCCCCCCACGAGCGCGCCTACTACGCCGCAGGCCGATTGCCCTACTACCTCGGCCGCGCCCGCATCGAGACCGGATCGGTCGATCAGGGCAAGGAGCTGCTCGCGGGCGTCATCCGCAATTACCCGCTCACGCTCTACATGGCCCTCGCCTACGCGCGCCTCGCCGACAAGGACCGCCCCCTGGCCGACCGCGCCCTCGACGAGTCCACCGCCCGCGAGACCGCAGAGCCCGCCCCGCTCCCCAAGCTCGAGAGCCCCGCGTTCGGCAGCCCCGCCTTCGTTCGCGCGATCGAGCTGGCGCGCCAGGGCGACTTCAAGCTCGCCCGCCACGAGCTCGACCGGCTCGGCGTCGAGGCGCGCACCGCCCCGCCCGAGGTGCTCTGGGCCTCGGCCCTGCTCCTGTCGCGCACGGGCGCCCCGCGCGACGCCCACTACCTCTTGCGCACGGCCACCGGCACCCCGAACCCCGCCCGCGCCGAGCTCACCGACTGGACCGAGCACTACCCCGCAGGCGCCTGGCGCGCCGCCTGGGAGATCGCCTTCCCGCGGCCGTTCCTGCCCATCGTCACCGCCGAGACCACCCGCAGCGGCATCTCGGAGGCGCTCGCCTACGCCATCATGCGCGAGGAGAGCACCTTCGATCCGCGCGTGGTCTCCCCGGCCAACGCCTACGGCCTGATGCAGCTCATCACGCCCACGGCCAAGACCATGGCCAAGCCCTTGAACCTGCCCTCGGACGGCGAGAGCTTGAAGCGCCCCGAGGTCAACATCGCCCTCGGCTGCCGCTACCTCTCCATCCTGCGCCGCAAGTTCCCGGACAACCCCCTGCTCGCCATCCCCGGCTACAACGCAGGCCCCGGCAAGCCCAAGGACTGGCTCGCCGACCGCCCGAACCAGGACTTCGACCTCTGGGTCGAGGAGATGCCCTACGAGGAGACGCGCAACTACACGAAGCGCGTGCTCACGAGCCTCGCCGCCTACGAGTTCCTCTACGGCAAGGGCAAGGCCGGCGAAGCCCTCGCCACCCCGCTGCTCGCCTATCCCGCCCCCGTTGTTCCCGCCAAGGTCGCTGAAGCGGAGTGA
- a CDS encoding DUF1232 domain-containing protein — protein MTTELDTRCLNTFPEWLRTLAADATDMSTLLSSQSASAASRRYVAAGLNYLFKSLDLIPDGIEDLGFLDDAFVLRVAASLAIDDSPEVRSEAPVLTRLAADKALIAELLGKDYGRLERYVKDLTKGAARGRTVDEIVNDDGARSAFLAEVTGWAGSYSAPSFSRDEKNIVKLQSFLSAKLPA, from the coding sequence ATGACGACCGAGCTCGATACACGTTGCCTCAACACGTTCCCGGAGTGGCTGCGCACCCTGGCTGCAGACGCAACCGACATGTCGACGCTCCTGTCCTCGCAGTCCGCCTCGGCTGCGTCGCGGCGCTACGTCGCTGCCGGGCTGAACTACCTCTTCAAGTCGCTCGACCTCATCCCCGACGGCATCGAGGATCTCGGCTTCCTCGACGACGCGTTCGTGCTGCGCGTGGCCGCGTCGCTCGCGATCGACGACTCGCCCGAGGTCCGCAGCGAGGCGCCCGTGCTCACGCGCCTGGCGGCCGACAAGGCGCTCATCGCGGAGCTGCTCGGCAAGGACTACGGCCGCCTCGAGCGCTACGTGAAGGATTTGACCAAGGGCGCGGCGCGCGGCCGCACCGTGGACGAGATCGTCAACGACGACGGCGCCCGCAGCGCGTTCCTCGCCGAGGTGACCGGCTGGGCGGGCAGCTACTCCGCGCCGAGCTTCTCGCGCGACGAGAAGAACATCGTGAAGCTCCAGTCGTTCCTCTCGGCGAAGCTGCCGGCCTGA
- a CDS encoding dipeptidase: MLRALQAAGLALISALLAPEAQSAEPPPPLMVVDLHVDVPWQVYGNNRAPTLREGQARVDALRAGGYGGVTFPIYISDKTPGGPTIDDAEKIYKTVTTIIASSPVFLPLDARFAEEGRISSFLAIEGAGAFAADITAMDRFIERGVRFVGLAHARNNKLASAATDVKPGYGLTDLGKQLVTRIYAKGALIDVSHLSDEGFADLVPIAEAHGAPIVATHSNARAICNAPRNLTDDQLRAIGRTGGVAGLNFHAPFVVTGAKGPKEAKLADVVKQFEHMVAMAGIDHVAIGSDFDGDIDPAEGLEDASRLPVLAAELRRRGRTDEELRKVFSLNALRVLSWRGKCSVVDGKARCAPAKQ; this comes from the coding sequence ATGCTCCGGGCGCTCCAGGCGGCTGGCCTCGCGCTGATCTCGGCCCTGCTCGCGCCCGAAGCGCAGAGCGCCGAGCCCCCGCCGCCCTTGATGGTCGTGGATCTGCACGTCGATGTTCCCTGGCAGGTCTACGGGAACAACCGCGCGCCGACGCTCCGCGAAGGGCAAGCGCGCGTCGATGCGCTGCGCGCGGGCGGCTACGGAGGCGTGACCTTTCCGATCTACATCTCCGACAAGACGCCGGGCGGACCGACGATCGACGACGCGGAGAAGATCTACAAGACCGTCACCACCATCATCGCCAGCAGCCCGGTCTTCCTGCCCCTCGACGCGCGCTTCGCCGAGGAGGGGCGCATCTCCTCGTTCCTCGCCATCGAGGGCGCGGGCGCGTTCGCCGCCGACATCACGGCGATGGACAGGTTCATCGAGCGCGGCGTGCGCTTCGTGGGGCTGGCCCACGCGAGGAACAACAAGCTCGCCTCCGCGGCCACCGACGTGAAGCCCGGCTACGGCCTCACCGATCTCGGCAAGCAGCTCGTCACGCGCATCTACGCGAAGGGCGCCCTGATCGACGTCTCGCACCTGTCGGACGAGGGCTTCGCCGACCTCGTCCCCATCGCCGAGGCCCACGGCGCGCCCATCGTCGCCACGCACTCGAACGCGCGCGCGATCTGCAACGCGCCGCGCAACCTCACCGACGATCAGCTCCGCGCCATCGGGCGCACGGGAGGCGTGGCCGGGCTGAACTTCCACGCGCCCTTCGTGGTCACCGGCGCCAAGGGCCCCAAGGAGGCCAAGCTCGCGGACGTGGTGAAGCAGTTCGAGCACATGGTGGCCATGGCGGGCATCGACCACGTCGCCATCGGATCGGACTTCGACGGCGACATCGATCCGGCCGAGGGGCTCGAGGACGCCTCCCGCCTGCCCGTCCTCGCGGCGGAGCTGCGGCGTCGCGGGCGTACCGACGAGGAGCTCCGCAAGGTCTTCTCGCTCAACGCGCTGCGCGTGCTGTCGTGGCGGGGCAAGTGCAGCGTGGTCGATGGCAAGGCCCGCTGCGCGCCCGCCAAACAGTGA
- a CDS encoding AAA family ATPase has protein sequence MLLRSLKLTNLLSFGPDSEAVELGPLNVLIGPNGSGKSNFIEAIGLLKAAPKDLAQPFRTGGGVGAWIWQGEQHDAAMLEAVLGSPYSSVHVRHRLAFRDVDQHFILVHERLEDVDSPADAHFYYDPPVATLYVEGKGKPLTRFDARQSVLSQVRDPDQYPALAFAGDEYEQIRLYREWSFGRNAAPRRPQPADLPTDHLMEGAQNLGLILNKFRRDVPTKKALIEALKLVFEGITDFSVQVEGGTVQIFLEEEHWTIPATRLSDGTIRWLALLAVLLDPNPPPLVCIEEPELGLHPDLMNHLARLLKDASERMQLVVTTHSEALVDAFTDTPEAVLVCERHEGSTTMRRLERDRLAEWLKTYSLNQLWSKGEIGGTRW, from the coding sequence ATGCTCCTGCGCAGCCTCAAGCTGACGAACCTTCTCTCGTTCGGGCCTGACTCGGAGGCGGTCGAGCTCGGTCCGCTGAATGTCCTGATCGGGCCGAACGGATCGGGGAAGTCGAACTTCATCGAGGCGATCGGGTTGTTGAAGGCGGCGCCGAAGGATCTGGCGCAGCCCTTCCGCACGGGTGGTGGCGTGGGCGCATGGATCTGGCAGGGCGAGCAGCACGACGCGGCCATGCTGGAAGCCGTGTTGGGCTCTCCATACTCGTCGGTCCACGTTCGCCACCGGCTCGCGTTCCGGGACGTGGACCAACACTTCATTCTCGTCCATGAGCGCTTGGAGGACGTCGATTCGCCCGCGGACGCTCACTTCTACTACGATCCTCCTGTCGCAACGCTGTACGTCGAGGGAAAGGGGAAGCCGCTCACGCGCTTCGATGCCCGACAATCGGTGTTGTCACAGGTGAGGGACCCCGATCAGTATCCTGCGCTCGCGTTCGCAGGAGATGAGTACGAGCAAATTCGCCTCTATCGTGAATGGTCCTTCGGACGCAACGCCGCCCCACGACGCCCCCAGCCCGCTGACCTGCCGACCGATCATCTGATGGAGGGCGCCCAGAATCTCGGGCTCATCCTCAACAAGTTCCGCCGCGACGTACCCACCAAGAAGGCCCTCATCGAGGCGCTCAAGCTCGTCTTCGAGGGCATCACGGACTTCTCGGTCCAGGTCGAGGGCGGAACGGTGCAGATCTTCCTCGAAGAAGAGCACTGGACCATCCCCGCCACGCGCCTCTCCGACGGCACCATCCGCTGGCTCGCGCTGCTCGCCGTGCTGCTCGATCCCAATCCGCCGCCGCTCGTCTGCATCGAGGAGCCTGAGCTCGGTTTGCATCCGGACCTCATGAACCACCTCGCGCGCCTCTTGAAGGACGCTTCGGAACGGATGCAGCTCGTGGTCACGACCCACTCGGAGGCGCTCGTGGACGCCTTCACCGACACCCCCGAAGCTGTTCTCGTCTGTGAGCGCCACGAGGGCTCCACGACGATGCGACGCCTCGAGCGGGATCGTCTCGCCGAGTGGCTGAAGACGTACTCACTCAACCAGCTCTGGTCCAAGGGGGAGATCGGAGGGACGCGTTGGTAG
- a CDS encoding LysM peptidoglycan-binding domain-containing protein, translated as MKRNRSLTATMLVLSVAATASAQDATAPGGDPGAGGDGATRVQIVTVPAAPPPQVFVPGFPAPGVDPNAHLPSSSRGSTDTARASDGFDLVPDADSGAAVRGNENGGYVVEGQTLPEQHTVRPGDTLWDISSRYYRNPYGWPRLWAQNPQIQNPHWIYPGDQVRLRDPSDPTGPAGLRFRLVRGPKVPPQTVFLRDVGWLDDRKEDTWGEVVGSPADKMLLSEGDDVYVKLDDDHEVAVGQLLTIFRPLVTAGDAASKGQLVSIRGTVRVDRVNTQTHMIRGHVVESLDVIERGAKIGPVARRFDVVPPKVSSADIEAKIIASLYPHAFYGQHQVVFLDKGEKDGVVPGMRFFAVRRGDRWRHTLRGAGKFATVRPVLEDDRPAKTESLELPGDEDLFPDETYAEVRVLRVRDHTATALVTASQHEIERNSVVIAKKGY; from the coding sequence ATGAAGCGAAACCGTTCCCTCACGGCGACGATGCTCGTGCTGTCGGTGGCCGCCACGGCGAGCGCGCAGGACGCGACGGCGCCGGGCGGAGATCCCGGGGCGGGCGGGGATGGCGCGACGCGGGTGCAGATCGTGACGGTGCCCGCGGCGCCGCCGCCGCAGGTGTTCGTGCCTGGTTTCCCGGCGCCGGGGGTCGACCCGAACGCGCACCTGCCGTCGAGCTCGCGCGGGAGCACGGACACGGCGCGGGCGTCGGACGGCTTCGATCTCGTTCCCGACGCGGATTCGGGGGCGGCGGTGCGCGGCAACGAGAACGGCGGCTACGTGGTGGAGGGGCAGACGTTGCCCGAGCAGCACACGGTGCGGCCGGGCGACACGCTCTGGGACATCTCGAGCCGCTACTACCGCAACCCGTACGGCTGGCCGCGTCTGTGGGCGCAGAACCCGCAGATCCAGAACCCGCACTGGATCTACCCGGGCGATCAGGTGCGCCTGCGCGACCCGAGCGATCCAACGGGCCCCGCGGGCTTGCGGTTCCGGCTGGTGCGCGGCCCCAAGGTGCCTCCGCAGACGGTCTTCTTGCGCGACGTGGGCTGGCTCGACGATCGCAAGGAGGACACGTGGGGCGAGGTCGTCGGCAGCCCTGCGGACAAGATGCTGCTGAGCGAGGGCGACGACGTGTACGTCAAGCTCGACGACGATCACGAGGTGGCCGTGGGCCAGCTCCTGACGATCTTCCGGCCGCTGGTGACGGCGGGCGATGCGGCGTCGAAGGGTCAGCTCGTGTCGATCCGGGGCACGGTGCGCGTGGATCGGGTGAACACGCAGACGCACATGATCCGCGGGCACGTGGTGGAGTCGCTCGACGTGATCGAGCGCGGCGCGAAGATCGGCCCCGTCGCGCGCCGTTTCGACGTGGTGCCGCCGAAGGTGAGCAGCGCGGACATCGAGGCGAAGATCATCGCGTCGCTCTATCCGCACGCGTTCTACGGGCAGCACCAGGTGGTGTTCCTGGACAAGGGCGAGAAGGACGGCGTGGTGCCCGGGATGCGCTTCTTCGCGGTGCGCCGTGGCGATCGATGGCGTCACACGCTGCGCGGCGCGGGGAAGTTCGCGACGGTGCGTCCGGTGCTCGAGGACGATCGTCCCGCGAAGACCGAGTCGCTCGAGCTACCCGGGGACGAGGATCTGTTCCCTGACGAGACCTACGCCGAGGTGCGCGTGCTGCGCGTCCGCGACCATACGGCGACGGCGCTGGTGACGGCGTCGCAGCACGAGATCGAGCGCAACTCGGTGGTGATCGCGAAGAAGGGCTACTGA
- a CDS encoding serine/threonine-protein kinase, producing MEPTSPAQQLVGAVLNGRFKLVRLLGEGGMGAVYEADSTRGEGKRAIKVLHAEFVAEPQVRERFVAEAMATRGLSHPNIASVLESAVAEDGSPYLVMDLLQGQSLGDRLAEGEVMTPAEAWPIVHQVLLALSAAHGQRIVHRDLKPDNVFLARDASGGQVVKVLDFGIAKVMDVAGGMGSKTRTGALIGTPGYMSPEQVKNAKSVDPRSDLWCAGTLLYQMLTGLLPFEAENEITRITAVIVNDPIPIEQVAPQHAAWSPLIRRSLAKDPAQRFQSADEMAHALLTTARSLGLAPGAASPKGTTVMQAMPLAPQAGSMAVADTDPAASPPRGAPQPQPHPQGLAPIAPQPAGGTAVSPGQHAGMASHGAPPPSVHVVQPRAQVQGVAPMLVAVIALVCLGVGFALGYLAGAP from the coding sequence ATGGAACCCACGAGCCCGGCGCAACAACTCGTCGGCGCCGTCTTGAATGGCCGCTTCAAGCTCGTGCGACTGCTCGGCGAGGGCGGCATGGGCGCCGTCTACGAGGCCGACAGCACGCGCGGCGAGGGCAAGCGCGCCATCAAGGTGCTCCACGCCGAGTTCGTGGCCGAGCCCCAGGTGCGCGAGCGCTTCGTCGCCGAGGCCATGGCCACGCGCGGCCTGTCGCACCCGAACATCGCCTCGGTCCTCGAGTCCGCCGTGGCCGAGGACGGCTCGCCCTACCTCGTGATGGACCTGCTCCAGGGCCAGTCGCTCGGCGACCGCCTCGCCGAGGGCGAGGTCATGACCCCCGCGGAAGCCTGGCCCATCGTGCACCAGGTCCTGCTCGCCCTCTCCGCCGCCCACGGCCAGCGCATCGTCCACCGCGACCTGAAGCCCGACAACGTCTTCCTCGCCCGCGACGCGAGCGGCGGCCAGGTGGTCAAGGTGCTCGACTTCGGCATCGCCAAGGTGATGGACGTCGCCGGCGGCATGGGCTCGAAGACACGCACGGGCGCGCTCATCGGGACGCCGGGGTACATGAGCCCCGAGCAGGTCAAGAACGCGAAGAGCGTCGACCCGCGCAGCGACCTGTGGTGCGCAGGCACGCTGCTCTATCAGATGCTCACCGGCCTCTTGCCCTTCGAGGCCGAGAACGAGATCACGCGCATCACCGCGGTGATCGTGAACGACCCGATCCCCATCGAGCAGGTGGCGCCGCAGCACGCCGCCTGGAGCCCGCTCATCCGGCGCTCGCTCGCGAAGGACCCCGCGCAGCGCTTCCAGTCCGCCGACGAGATGGCCCACGCGCTGCTCACGACCGCGCGCTCGCTCGGGCTCGCGCCGGGCGCCGCCTCGCCCAAGGGCACGACGGTGATGCAGGCGATGCCCCTCGCGCCCCAGGCGGGCTCGATGGCCGTGGCAGATACGGATCCCGCAGCCTCGCCCCCGCGCGGCGCGCCGCAGCCGCAGCCGCATCCGCAGGGCCTCGCCCCGATCGCGCCGCAGCCGGCCGGCGGCACGGCGGTGAGCCCGGGGCAGCATGCGGGGATGGCGTCGCACGGCGCGCCCCCTCCGTCGGTGCACGTGGTGCAGCCGCGCGCGCAGGTGCAGGGCGTGGCCCCCATGCTCGTGGCGGTGATCGCGCTCGTCTGCCTGGGCGTCGGCTTCGCCCTGGGCTACCTCGCGGGTGCGCCTTGA